A window of the Saccharomyces eubayanus strain FM1318 chromosome II, whole genome shotgun sequence genome harbors these coding sequences:
- the SCO2 gene encoding putative thioredoxin peroxidase SCO2 — translation MFNGSIKYMNRCLCRQANVSMRRTFYHKSVYQRFFSTRNSLKNVNGEKPGTKKPLNRLQLGDEIDETEPVRTKFFQFSGWKSTLICCGLGAAIYTYISKKRRLLETEKEANANRAYGSVALGGPFSLIDFNGQPFTEKNLKGKFSILYFGFSNCPDVCPEELDRLTYWISELNDKDNVKIQPLFISCDPARDSPEVLKEYLSDFHPAIIGLTGTYDEVKSVCKKYKVYFSTPRDAKPDQDYLVDHSIFFYLIDPEGQFIDALGRNYDDQSGLEKIREQIEAYVPKKERERRLTKWYSFIFK, via the coding sequence ATGTTTAATGGTTCAATAAAGTATATGAATCGTTGCTTATGTAGACAGGCGAATGTTTCAATGCGAAGAACTTTCTATCATAAAAGCGTATACCAAAGGTTTTTCTCAACAAGAaacagtttgaaaaatgttaaTGGCGAAAAACCTGGTACGAAAAAACCATTGAATAGGTTACAACTAGgtgatgaaattgatgaaacGGAACCTGTCAGaacaaaatttttccaattttcCGGATGGAAGTCCACCCTTATCTGTTGTGGTTTAGGTGCTGCGATATATACTTACATATCAAAAAAGAGACGTTTGCTGgaaacagaaaaggaagcaAACGCTAACAGAGCTTACGGCTCAGTAGCGCTCGGAGGGCCTTTCAGTTTAATAGATTTTAATGGTCAACCCTTCACTGAGAAGAATTTAAAGGGTAAGTTTTCCATTCtatattttggttttaGTAATTGCCCCGACGTTTGTCCAGAAGAGCTGGATAGATTAACCTATTGGATTTCTGAATTAAATGACAAAGATAACGTAAAAATACAGCCATTGTTCATCTCGTGCGATCCGGCAAGAGATTCTCCCGAAGTCTTAAAAGAGTACTTGAGTGATTTCCATCCTGCTATTATTGGTTTGACTGGAACATATGATGAAGTGAAAAGCGTATGTAAAAAATACAAGGTATATTTTTCTACTCCTCGTGATGCCAAGCCTGACCAAGACTACTTAGTAGaccattcaatttttttttatttaattgaTCCCGAGGGTCAGTTCATTGATGCATTGGGCAGGAACTACGATGACCAATCCGGTCTAGAAAAGATTCGTGAACAAATTGAAGCTTATgtgccaaaaaaagaacgaGAGCGTAGGTTGACTAAATGGTACtctttcatctttaaatga